In the Acidovorax sp. A79 genome, one interval contains:
- a CDS encoding CopD family protein, with the protein MLWVKAFHIVFVASWFAGLFYLPRIFVNLAMVAPGSAAERDRLLLMARKLLRFTTLLAVPALALGAWLWMGYGIGRGPGNGWMHAKLAVVLLVIGYHHACGVLLRKLANGTSRRSHAWFRWFNEVPVVLLLAAVVLVVVKPF; encoded by the coding sequence ATGCTCTGGGTCAAAGCCTTTCACATCGTCTTCGTGGCCAGCTGGTTTGCCGGCCTTTTCTACCTGCCGCGCATCTTCGTCAATCTGGCGATGGTGGCGCCGGGCTCGGCCGCGGAGCGTGACCGCCTGCTGCTCATGGCCAGGAAGCTGCTGCGCTTCACCACGCTGCTGGCCGTGCCCGCGCTGGCGCTGGGCGCGTGGCTGTGGATGGGCTATGGCATCGGGCGCGGCCCGGGCAACGGCTGGATGCACGCCAAGCTGGCGGTGGTGCTGCTGGTGATCGGCTACCACCACGCCTGCGGTGTGCTGCTGCGCAAGCTGGCCAACGGCACCAGCCGCAGGAGCCATGCGTGGTTCCGCTGGTTCAATGAAGTGCCGGTGGTCCTGCTGCTGGCCGCCGTGGTGCTGGTGGTGGTCAAGCCGTTCTGA